In a genomic window of Trachemys scripta elegans isolate TJP31775 chromosome 12, CAS_Tse_1.0, whole genome shotgun sequence:
- the TOX4 gene encoding TOX high mobility group box family member 4 isoform X2 — MKVDSATQEQAKFPGGNDNYLAITGTAHPFLSGAETFHTPSLGDEEFEIPPISLDADPSLAVSDVVGHFDDLGDPSSAPDSGFSTQYGVQALDMPVGMNHGLMEQGGGLLAGGLAMDLDHSMGTQYSTNPPVTIDVPMSPGALMGHGQLTTIDQSELSSQLGLSLGGSSILPPAAQSPEERLSTTPSPTSSLQEDEPEEFRRQVPAQKAAPVVLDVGRKQKPAKKQKKKKDPNEPQKPVSAYALFFRDTQAAIKGQNPNATFGEVSKIVASMWDSLGEEQKQVYKRKTEAAKKEYLKALAAYRAIQTVAETAELDLNPVPPPAAPQPAPAPAPAAPLPAPTPPAPSPVLESPPATPQPAPTPGNLCSPPPAQPSFTKIIIPKQMLPLSSQGGVVTVIPVTSVTSRGLQLGTGATQIVTRSVLQAAAAAAAAASSMQLPRLQPPPLQQMPPPQPPAQQVAVLQPPPPLQAMQQPALQQKVRLHLQQQPPPLQIKILPPPALQIQPVTLQPEEASPERPSPEPQGSPEPVEMITADVVPEVESPTQMDVELVSESPVGLSPRPRCVRSGCDNLPVSSSEWDNEYCSSECVVKHCRDVFLAWLASRNSSSSVVFVK, encoded by the exons ATGAAAGTGGATTCAGCGACACAGGAACAAGCTAAG TTCCCTGGAGGAAACGACAATTACCTGGCCATCACGGGGACGGCCCATCCCTTCCTGTCGGGGGCGGAG ACgttccacacccccagcctgggggatgaggagtttgagatCCCGCCCATCTCCCTGGACGCCGACCCCTCGCTGGCTGTCTCAGACGTGGTGGGGCACTTCGATGACCTGGGGGACCCCAGCAGCGCGCCCGACTCCGGCTTCTCCACCCAGTATGGCGTGCAGGCCCTCGACATGCCCGTGGGCATGAACCACGGCCTCATGGAGCAGGGCGGCGGGCTCCTGGCGGGGGGGCTGGCCATg GACCTGGATCACTCCATGGGCACCCAGTACAGCACCAACCCGCCCGTCACGATAGACGTGCCCATGAGCCCTGGAGCACTGATGGGGCACGGCCAGCTGACCACCATCGACCAGTCCgagctgagctcccagctgggcctGAGCCTGGGGGGCAGCTCCATCCTGCCGCCCGCTGCCCAGTCGCCCGAGGAGCGGCTCTCCACcacgccctcccccaccagctccctGCAGGAGGACGAGCCTGAGGAGTTCAGACGG CAGGTGCCGGCCCAGAAGGCTGCGCCAGTGGTGCTGGACGTGGGGCGGAAGCAGAAGCCCGCCAAgaagcagaagaagaagaaggaccCAAACGAGCCGCAGAAGCCGGTCTCGGCCTATGCCCTGTTCTTCCGTGACACGCAGGCCGCCATCAAGGGCCAGAACCCCAATGCCACCTTCGGGGAGGTCTCTAAGATCGTGGCCTCTATGTGGGACAGCTTGGGCGAGGAGCAGAAACAG GTTTACAAGCGGAAGACGGAGGCGGCGAAGAAGGAGTATCTGAAGGCGCTGGCGGCCTATCGGGCTATCCAG ACGGTAGCCGAGACGGCGGAGCTGGACCTGAACCCAgtgccgcccccagcagctccccagccagcacCAGCTCCGGCCCCCGcggcccccttgccagcccccacaccccctgccccctcgcCGGTTCTGGAGTCCCCACCAGCCACCCCCCAGCCAGCGCCCACTCCCGGGAACCTCTGCTCGCCgccaccagcccagcccagcttcaCCAAGATAATCATCCCCAAGCAGATGCTGCCCTTGTCCTCGCAGGGCGGTGTGGTCACTGTCATCCCCGTCACCTCCGTCACCTccagggggctgcagctgggcacAGGCGCCACCCAGATAGTCACCCGCTCTGTGCTGCAGGCAGCggccgctgccgccgccgctgcctcctccatGCAGCtgccccggctccagcccccgcccctgcagcagatgcccccgccccagccccctgcccagcagGTTGCCGTCCTGCAGCCGCCGCCGCCCTTGCAGGCCATGCAGCAGCCCGCCCTGCAGCAGAAGGTGCGGCTCCACCTGCAGCAACAGCCCCCGCCCCTGCAGATCAAGATCCTGCCTCCACCAGCCCTGCAGATCCAGCCTGTCACCCTGCAGCCTGAGGAGGCCAGTCCCGAGcggcccagcccggagccccagggctccccgGAGCCCGTGGAGATGATCACGGCCGACGTGGTGCCCGAG gtGGAGTCCCCGACGCAGATGGACGTGGAGCTGGTGTCGGAGTCACCCGTGGGGTTGTCGCCCCGGCCCCGCTGTGTGCGCTCCGGCTGCGACAATCTGCCCGTCAGCAGCAGCGAATGGGACAACGAGTACTGCAGCAGCGAGTGTGTCGTCAAACACTGCAg GGACGTGTTCCTAGCCTGGCTGGCTTCCCGCAACTCCAGCAGCAGCGTGGTCTTTGTGAAGTGA
- the TOX4 gene encoding TOX high mobility group box family member 4 isoform X1, with the protein MKVDSATQEQAKFPGGNDNYLAITGTAHPFLSGAETFHTPSLGDEEFEIPPISLDADPSLAVSDVVGHFDDLGDPSSAPDSGFSTQYGVQALDMPVGMNHGLMEQGGGLLAGGLAMDLDHSMGTQYSTNPPVTIDVPMSPGALMGHGQLTTIDQSELSSQLGLSLGGSSILPPAAQSPEERLSTTPSPTSSLQEDEPEEFRRQQVPAQKAAPVVLDVGRKQKPAKKQKKKKDPNEPQKPVSAYALFFRDTQAAIKGQNPNATFGEVSKIVASMWDSLGEEQKQVYKRKTEAAKKEYLKALAAYRAIQTVAETAELDLNPVPPPAAPQPAPAPAPAAPLPAPTPPAPSPVLESPPATPQPAPTPGNLCSPPPAQPSFTKIIIPKQMLPLSSQGGVVTVIPVTSVTSRGLQLGTGATQIVTRSVLQAAAAAAAAASSMQLPRLQPPPLQQMPPPQPPAQQVAVLQPPPPLQAMQQPALQQKVRLHLQQQPPPLQIKILPPPALQIQPVTLQPEEASPERPSPEPQGSPEPVEMITADVVPEVESPTQMDVELVSESPVGLSPRPRCVRSGCDNLPVSSSEWDNEYCSSECVVKHCRDVFLAWLASRNSSSSVVFVK; encoded by the exons ATGAAAGTGGATTCAGCGACACAGGAACAAGCTAAG TTCCCTGGAGGAAACGACAATTACCTGGCCATCACGGGGACGGCCCATCCCTTCCTGTCGGGGGCGGAG ACgttccacacccccagcctgggggatgaggagtttgagatCCCGCCCATCTCCCTGGACGCCGACCCCTCGCTGGCTGTCTCAGACGTGGTGGGGCACTTCGATGACCTGGGGGACCCCAGCAGCGCGCCCGACTCCGGCTTCTCCACCCAGTATGGCGTGCAGGCCCTCGACATGCCCGTGGGCATGAACCACGGCCTCATGGAGCAGGGCGGCGGGCTCCTGGCGGGGGGGCTGGCCATg GACCTGGATCACTCCATGGGCACCCAGTACAGCACCAACCCGCCCGTCACGATAGACGTGCCCATGAGCCCTGGAGCACTGATGGGGCACGGCCAGCTGACCACCATCGACCAGTCCgagctgagctcccagctgggcctGAGCCTGGGGGGCAGCTCCATCCTGCCGCCCGCTGCCCAGTCGCCCGAGGAGCGGCTCTCCACcacgccctcccccaccagctccctGCAGGAGGACGAGCCTGAGGAGTTCAGACGG CAGCAGGTGCCGGCCCAGAAGGCTGCGCCAGTGGTGCTGGACGTGGGGCGGAAGCAGAAGCCCGCCAAgaagcagaagaagaagaaggaccCAAACGAGCCGCAGAAGCCGGTCTCGGCCTATGCCCTGTTCTTCCGTGACACGCAGGCCGCCATCAAGGGCCAGAACCCCAATGCCACCTTCGGGGAGGTCTCTAAGATCGTGGCCTCTATGTGGGACAGCTTGGGCGAGGAGCAGAAACAG GTTTACAAGCGGAAGACGGAGGCGGCGAAGAAGGAGTATCTGAAGGCGCTGGCGGCCTATCGGGCTATCCAG ACGGTAGCCGAGACGGCGGAGCTGGACCTGAACCCAgtgccgcccccagcagctccccagccagcacCAGCTCCGGCCCCCGcggcccccttgccagcccccacaccccctgccccctcgcCGGTTCTGGAGTCCCCACCAGCCACCCCCCAGCCAGCGCCCACTCCCGGGAACCTCTGCTCGCCgccaccagcccagcccagcttcaCCAAGATAATCATCCCCAAGCAGATGCTGCCCTTGTCCTCGCAGGGCGGTGTGGTCACTGTCATCCCCGTCACCTCCGTCACCTccagggggctgcagctgggcacAGGCGCCACCCAGATAGTCACCCGCTCTGTGCTGCAGGCAGCggccgctgccgccgccgctgcctcctccatGCAGCtgccccggctccagcccccgcccctgcagcagatgcccccgccccagccccctgcccagcagGTTGCCGTCCTGCAGCCGCCGCCGCCCTTGCAGGCCATGCAGCAGCCCGCCCTGCAGCAGAAGGTGCGGCTCCACCTGCAGCAACAGCCCCCGCCCCTGCAGATCAAGATCCTGCCTCCACCAGCCCTGCAGATCCAGCCTGTCACCCTGCAGCCTGAGGAGGCCAGTCCCGAGcggcccagcccggagccccagggctccccgGAGCCCGTGGAGATGATCACGGCCGACGTGGTGCCCGAG gtGGAGTCCCCGACGCAGATGGACGTGGAGCTGGTGTCGGAGTCACCCGTGGGGTTGTCGCCCCGGCCCCGCTGTGTGCGCTCCGGCTGCGACAATCTGCCCGTCAGCAGCAGCGAATGGGACAACGAGTACTGCAGCAGCGAGTGTGTCGTCAAACACTGCAg GGACGTGTTCCTAGCCTGGCTGGCTTCCCGCAACTCCAGCAGCAGCGTGGTCTTTGTGAAGTGA